AAACCTGGCACAACGTCTGACATCTTTTAAGATGCACTGAGTGCAGTATTATCAGAGCTAACATCTGCAAAAAGCACCTTTTCATGGGAAAGCTGTGCAGCGCACGCTCAAGATATCTTTGAAGAGCTGACAAGTctgctcctttctgctttgcataATCACAGAGGTCACCATCAGCTTCCCTTCTTTCCGCTGAATTGAGGAACTAGGGACCACCACAGCATGTGCTGTCAAAGACATGACAGAGCAGTAAAGTGGGAAAGGATGCAGAACTGTACATCAATAAAAGCAGTGAATATATTTATGTTAGAGGAGTGACACTCACAGCTACTGCTGCACTAGGAATGAGCACAGCACAAAGGCAAGCTTGTTTAACACCATtaacagcactgcctgctgcattcccctttctccacaccccaggACCTCGCAGCAGCAGGTAGGGCCAGCCTGCCCCTCTTTCACCACTGAGGGAGTTTTCCTGAAGATCAGCTGGGCTCTCAGTACCAGCTGTGTGCTTTCCAAGACAGCTGGGGGTATCACAGTTCCCAGGTGTATTGCATTTCCATTCTGGCTATTGCTGGTAACTCCACAGCAAGTAGTCCTCAAAGCCATGCTTGGGAGGAGAGCTGTATGCATAGGAAGAGCTGAATGCTATTTCTGTTAGCTGCCCTAACACTTGATATGGCACAGAACTTGTGttgctgtggggaaaaaataaaaaaaataaaaaaatcagtagcactctgctctgatttttttcctagattGATTCCTAGAACACACCATGCTTTTATAGTAATTAGTGAAGCATGCATAAATGAAGTTACTGAGCAATTAATTGCTGGTGATACATTGTACTCTTACTGCAAAAGATTTAAGTTACAGAACTACAGAAATACTCCAGTAAGTTCAAGGGACACAATGCAGGAACTGACAGCAGGATGAGCTATGTCTGTTCTAGAGGAGCTGTAGCATTAACACTGTCCCCCAACAGGCATTCACTACTGGTAAGGACAGCAGTTGCCTCCTCACCATACCACAGCCTCTatgacagcagcacacagacagaCTGCTCCCCTTCAGTCACTCCTGCTGGTGGAGTAAAATCAATTCTTCTCTAGAGAAAGCCACCTTAGAGTTCTCCACAAGACCCAGTTAAGTGTAGTGCTTAATTTCAAAGGTAACAGCTTTATTGGCATTCTCAGGAAAGTACATTTCTCCATTGTTTACCCAACTCCTTAGCTATGAGGTAGACTGTAGTGGGACACAGGTTTCCCTGAGTTGTCTGTGCAGGTGGCACTGCTGTAGTGCACTGATGTGCATAGCACCACTGAAACATGCTCATCCCTATAGAGACCTCACCCTAACAGCAGAAATAATCTGAGTGCATCACCTCTAGCTGCAAACCCCATCCCAGATGTGCAGTGATCTGCTCCTTCCCTGATGAAGGCAGCAGACCCCAAGCACACACCACCGTGTGCGCATCTCTTTGTGCGGCACCTGCAGATTCAGAAGGAAGCTGGGCAGATGCAGGTCACCTGGAGCCTTTGAAGTGGCACTTTTCCCAATAGCCCAAAGTTTCTGTTCACCTGATGCGTGTAACATCAAAAACTCCCTCACCATCAGTCAGTGACAGCTGCCTCTGAAGACAAATTAAGACCACCCAAGCAGCACGTGGCCCCAGCTTACAACACCAGCTCAGCCAGGCCCAGGCAGCCATACTGGCAGCAGCCTGACTTCTACACAGTCATTCTCAGCCTCTTCCAGAGAGGAACAGCAGGGCAGGAGCCCTGCAACACCAATGTGCACAGTGACTGAGTACCGCCATGGCCCTCTTTGCGATGTGCTCCGCCACCCACAGTGGATGTCAGCCTGATGCCAAGAAGTTGAGCTTCGCATGCAGGATGAGTAACCAGCGTTCTTTCCTGTCTGAGACTCCACACAGCCTtgagctggcagcagcccagacTGTCACTAATTTGCAAACCAGTATTTGCGGGCTCTTCCCTTACACAATTACCAAAATCTCAACACGCACCCCCAAATCGGGCACAGCCCCACCTGACCAGCAGAGGCTTCACCAAATCTTTACTCGCAGCTTTCCCAGCCACCCCCAACCCAACCAACTACAACAGAAAACAACCTGCCTAGCCTGCAGTTCCCTGGAAGAGCCCTAACCAAACAAAACCCCCCTCCTCAGATGATGTATTTGAAGCTGAAGGTGCTGTCGCAGGAGAGGCGCTTCCCCTTGCACCTCCCGCACAGGTCCTGGCGGTGCGGCCTCTTGGGGTCCACGTGGCGCAGCTTCACGGGGCAGGTGCAGCGCGTCTGCTTGCAGCTCTGCGGGGAGGCGGCGTCAGCGGGAGCGGAGGGGGGGAGTCGGAGCGGCCCGGGGGGACGGGGAACGGTGCTTACCTGGCAGGTGATGTCCTCCACGCGGTACGGGTTGTAGGACTTCTGGCAGGTGCGGCAGAACTGACGGAAATACACCTGCGGGGCGCGAGGCGGTCAGCGGGAGCGGGGGTGCGGCGAGGGCCGTGCGGGACGGGACGTACCTTGTTGGTGCCCTGCACGCACCAGACGTAGGCGCTCTCCCAGCGGATGTTGCAGTCCTTGCAGTGGTAGTAGCCGTACTTCTGCTCCAGGAACTGACGGAGACNNNNNNNNNNNNNNNNNNNNNNNNNNNNNNNNNNNNNNNNNNNNNNNNNNNNNNNNNNNNNNNNNNNNNNNNNNNNNNNNNNNNNNNNNNNNNNNNNNNNTTTTTTTGTTAATCTGaacaaaaatatgaaactaTCCATCACCATGCTTAAGTCTCATgtaatttaatgaaaatttttgCAACTTTCTCAACACCTTAACACATTTCCTGAAGGAGGACCCCCATAGCAGGGGAATCAGTCATTTAACATGAAAACTTCAGTGGATTATGCTTTTGGTATGTCTAAATTAGAGCAGCACTGAAAGTACACAGAAAAATGTGGTACCCAGGGACACACTGCAGCAAACCTAAAACAGAGGAGGTAATTACTATACTATCGATTGTAAAAGTAGAATTAGTAAGTTTTATCTTAGTGTGCTGTCTGCGTAGATCCACACTGCTGATGTCTTTCATGTTCCTTTGCCCCTCTTCATGGAGTCATGAGATAATTGGAGTTTGGCAGAAGGAACTGAGAAAAGACTGTGAAGCTTCAGTGCAAATTGGGAATGTAACCACAGCATCAAAtcattgcttttcagttttcatagAGACTAGACTGACTAGTCTGTCAGCATATCATTATTGGCCTTAGGGAAGCAATATTTGTTAACAAGTAAATGCACAGTGACAGTTGCAAGAACATAATGTGATTAGCTGCCAacattgcttttgtttgatAATATCTATTTGCAGCATGAGGCTCTGTTAAACCCTGAATGTGAAGGTGAATGAAAATAATACCTGatagaaatataatttaaaactttctaaatgaaaatttaGTGTAATTATTGAGAAATCCATTTGGTGGTTTGTATTTAAATTAGGAAAATCTTCTCAGAAACATCTCTTGTAAATGCTTATTTATGTCAGAAAGCTATAAGTAAAACCTAAGggtgttttaaataaaattttagcaCTTATTATGAAAAATTTTTTAGTTAAGATGATAATTTAATGGTTGTTCATAttcttttgattattttattttaattcagggAACTAATAGAAGAATTACATCCTATAATTAAGGAAGCACTTGAAAGAAGGCCAGAGGTAATTAGATCTTTTTCCTATATTTGGCGCAGAGTTTTAGCTATCTTCTCAAAAATGATAGTAAATAATTGTTAGTTATGCTTCTGCACCTAAAAGCTGTCAATATACCAggtaacaaaatgaaatgttcctTTTCAAATTAGTGTGAGCTGTTTACAGTAGAAGAGTTCTGCTTTGAACTCTGTATTATTCTTGTTTCAAAGGAGTTTAGTTTTGAACAACTAGAAATTACTGTAAGCTTTTCCACATTCTTTTATTTGTGTCGCTTAAGCATGGTTTAGCATAGTTAAATACTGCCTGCAATTAGTAGTTCCTGAGATGGCATTGATTTCTACTGTCAACCAGCTTTGTTTAGttctttaaaatggaaatggcTGTGAGCTCACCTGGCTGCCTGCGCTGAATAAAAGTCTTCTGATGGAGAGGATGTTTTACTGTAGGAGTTAGAAGCCCCTGTAGGTATCCACAGAAATAATAATCTCTGTAAACACAAGCACAGATGATTATCGGTTTTTTTTATGGTAACTGTTATATTCATGTTAATAAACTCATAAACTAATAAATTCATAACTAAATACAGATGATGAGAAGGAACGTGACTTTTGTTTCAGAATGTTACTGGAGTATAGTTATAGTGTGTTTTCTTAGTCTTACATGCACGGAAAGATTGGTATTGTACTTCAGCTCATTGTTTTACATGTCACACTTCATGACAGGAGagtgacaaaataaaaagtgtattatttcattaatatgTGTAATAATACACTTAGTGTATCTTGCAGTTACAAAAGGAATAACTTTTCTTCACTGCCTGATCTGTTAAGATAGGGAGGCATTTTGGTAACTGCTCATAGAAGTTTTGCACTCCTGATAATTCATGCAAATTGTTGTCTAAGTATAATAATGCTTTTTTGTGCCATCcagttttagatttttttccccacttcatCTAATTCTGTGTTTCCTCTGTTGAACAGAACATGAAACGACGCAGGCGTCGAGATATTTTACGTGTACAACTAGTGCGAATATTTGAACTGTTGGCAGATGCTGGTGTCATTAGTCACAGGTGGGGGCTGCACTGATAAGCAGGATCACTGTGTAATATAGATATCTATAGTGCACTGTGTAGTATAGATATCTATAGTGAAGtattattaattaatttgttGTGTTTCTAAAATTGCAATTTCTTCATTAACAATTACTCCCAGTGTAAGAACTAATTCTGTGGAAGGATGAGTGAGCTGTGAAAAATAAGACTTGCTTATTTGTTTACTTTAACTGATGTTTTTTATACAGCAAGGAAACAAGCTTAGGGAAAAACTGACTTTGAATTCAATGTTTGCAATGATGAGGTCTATtaaagagaaagagataaggattgttttttgtttgtttgttttttgtttttttcaaaggTGTATATTTAGCAtacaatttaatatttttatttttaagtgcgAGTGGTGGCCTTGATAATGAAACACATTCCCTCAACAACACTTTACTTGAGTATGTTGATCTAACAAGACAACTCctagaagcagaaaatgaaaaggattctGATACATTGAAAGATATCCGATGCCATTTTAGTGCCTTAGTGGCAAATATCATTCAAAATGTTCCAGGTATGTAAAAAGATCTTGATAACTTCTGAtagactgtttttattttattatttttttaaagcataaaaaaaattctacttaCCTGAATTTGCAGaatacattaataaaaatataccaTCAATTCTGAACACAGCTTCAGCAATGAGAGTTTTTAAGAAAGGTGTCTGATACTGTTTAGAAGCTACAAGTAATTTTCTCATCTAGCAGAAGTCTTGGCTGGCaatgcatttacattttttagaTTAATAAATAGTTCATCCTTATACCTCAGTGATATTAAGCATGATAACAGTAAAACTACATCCAGCTATTATGATTCTGATATAgtgtgtctttatttttttcccttttatagCCTGATTCTCTTTTAtgtacattattttaaaaaatgatacaaaaagTGTTTCTaactttatttgcttttctttcagtccACCAGAGAAGAAGTGTCTTTCCACAGCAAAGTCTCCGCCACAGTCTATTTATGTTGTTCAGTCATTGGGCAGGTCCTTTTAGTATCATGTTTACTCCCCTGGATAGATACAGTGATAGGAACATGCAAATAAACAGACACCAATACTGTGCATTAAAggtattttaatgctttctaaactttgaaaataaattcccTTGTTGATTTTGCTAATGTATATTTAACATCTCGGCTTTTTGGGGGTAGTTTTCATATCCTCGTCATTTATGactttgttatttctttgttctACCTACTTGCTCAGTTTTGATAATTTGTTTTTTGCATACTGTAAACCATTGCACTTAGTATAAGAATTACTTAAAATTACTAGTAAATGTTGACTTCCCATGATTTCTCATCTGCCTAAGGAGAAGGACTTTCATATAAAGttctttaataataaaaatgtcataTGAACTTTTGCATAAGTAGACTTTTCACTTTTACCTTTTACTTGGGACTTCAGAATAACCTGATTTGATTTAAGTATTTCTTtaacaaaatgttatttgttttttgttagccTTAGTCTTTCTCATCTGTCAGAATAGACTATAGTTTTCTGGGATTTTAATGGGCTTGATAAAAACACATCTGCTGTATCTGAGTTATTGAAATGTAGTGTTTTACTTTCTAAAGGCTATGTCTGCTGTACTGTGTTGTGGCCCTGTGGCAGATAATGTTGGGCTCTCGTCTGATGGCTATTTATACAAATGGCTGGATAATATTCTGGATTCACAGGATAAGAAGGTAATGCAGGCAGTGTAAATATTGGTTTGCAACTATCAGTACTTTCAACAGTGCATTCATGAATTATTGTGGTCTCACTGACCCACAGGCTTTGAGTGGCTTATGCCTAAAGCTCTTAGGAGTGCATATTTTTGCCTCGTCCTTGACGTGCTATCACCAAGTTGAGGAAGGCAATCACCAGGCACATTCTGAGCACAAAGCAGAACTAAAGAGAGGAGGATTGAAACAGACTTCTTATAATTTATAAACTAATCAGCTAGATAAAGTTGTAGTAATAAGCACAATCTTCAGAAATTTAAAGGAGACAAGATCTTTAACGTGAAGTCTGTGAAACTCGACTCTATTGATGGGGTCCTATGGAATTCTGAAGATCAAGCTTTACAGCTATTTAGTAAGACAAGCTTTACATCTAAAAATAGGGCCTTCATTGCACTTATACTGTGATAGCATAAAATTACTGCTCCAGTGGGATAGATTCAAGGGATTAGCAAGTCTCCAGATGGATCAGCCCCTTGTATCCCACTGTGGAATACCTGCCTATATTTAAGTGCTTTTCTGTATCTGACTTCAGATCTGTGTTCAGAAAAGAGTAAATAGCACAATACGGGACTTGGAACTGAGAAAAAGGAATGTTAGAGCTATTTAGTTATTTACTTCAGTAATCTTTTACTGCATGTACAAGTTGGATGTTCAACAGTTTGATAGGttatctgttgttgttttaaactgTGGACTTATTATTTTTAGCTGGAATAATTTTTGTGTATTACAGATGTTTTGGATTAAATATCTATTTCCCTCTCTTATGCCATTTTTATAAGTTggcccttttttatttttttattttattttattttattttatttttaattggttCATTTCTGAATACAGGTTCACCAGCTGGGATGCGAGGCAGTTACGCTGCTCTTGGAACTCAACCCTGACCAGAGTAACCTCATGTACTGGGCTGTAGACCGGTGCTATACAGGTTCCAAGCGGGTAGCAGCTGGCTGCTTTAAAGCCATAGCCAGTGTGTTCCAAAACAGGTACTACAGAATTTTTcaaaactttcattttccaaGCATAATTTCATTtagaacattttttcctcccttaaaGAGTAGAGATCACTCCTGTTCGTGTGTATGTGTTAGTAGAGAAGCTTTCCGAAGTGTTAGGTTATTCCATTTCATATCCCCTAAGAATTAGCTTTTACTTAACaaattcaaataaagaaaaaaacaaatcaaattaaTGCTATTTGTTTCATGCTTGTGATTTTTCCCTAGGGATTACCAGTGTGATACAGTGATCCTTCTAAATCTGATACTGTTTAAAGCAGCTGATTCCACTAGGGCTATCTATGAAGTTGCTATGCAACTATTACAGGTTTGTAAGCTAATTTTGATtcaattgtttttgttttaaaaattagaaCAATCTCTGTGCGTtgaaaataatagcaaaaaaaacacaaaaaaatatttctggtagTATTTAGTTGTTATTTCAATAAGAAAATCTgatgtatgttttttttctctgtctttgtaCATAGTTAGCCCAGATCCTTACTTGGCCTAAGTAGATGTCAGCAAAATGTGTGTTTTCAAGAAGTAAGCCCTAAAGACTTACATTTTCacaacatttgcttttttaagaTACATAACctaaatgaagatttttctgaTTTGACACTATAGAAGTGTTGTATAGATCAGTTTTTCTAAAACTTTCTCAGAGAGATGTGTTGCTTCTGTTCCTTTGCTCTTTTTACCAGTGTAGCTGTCAGTTTCCTGATTTTTGCATTGGTGCCAAACGTTTTCCTTATTCATCAACACGGGAAGGGGTTAACAGAATTGTTGTTAACCATTTACTTCTGTTAATTCCTTTCCAGTGACATTTAGGGGTAATACAGGCAGcactaatattttaaaaagtatatacAGATATACTGCTCATTGCTCATACCAAAAGTCATCTCACAGCTTTTTCCCAGGGTCCTTGTCAGCTAAATTAAGCAGTAAAATCCTTTCTGAAGTCGTACTGTTGTTGACGTGTCAACACTCACAGCATTCTCCCTTTCAGTCCCATCTTTCTTATCAAGTGAATGCTGCTGCTTTAGACCAgccaaaattaattttgaatgtgCTGAACTGCTTTAGCCTCCCTCTGCATCTCTCGCACATCAAAGATTGCATTTCTTCTATGCGTGTCTCAAGCAGAAATAATATTGTTTGGAAATAAAAGTACTCAATGGTATTTTTCAATTTGTTACGGAAAAACATCTATTGGATAAGTTATTTTGAGAAAGCAAACATCAAGAATTTTTCATTGAGTGCATCAAATGGAATGAGTGTTAGCTATTCAGTGGCATTGCCACAGTGTTTGTGAATACAGGAGATGTATGGAGACCTATCTGGTACGAGGTATTAAATGGGAGCAGATACATAAATTTTAAAggtgatttttaaataaaaaaattctaataTAACTCTGTACAGAGCTTCAAATTATGAATGTTGCTGTTGTAGATCTTGGAACCAAAGATGTTCCGTTATGCTCACAAACTGGAAGTTCAGAGGACAGATGGAGTTTTGGGTCAGCCTTCTCCTTTACCACATCTGTATTCTGTGTCATACTATCAACTATCAGAAGAACTGGCAAGGACTTATCCTGAGCTAACACTTGCCATCTTCTCAGGTATGATTTAAAATAAGTCAGTATAAAGATCATCAGGTCTGAAACCTTTTACAAAATGTATAGTTCATAACTCACTAAAATAAGGAACACAAGATAGTGTCTTCATAGTAAGTGgaaaaaattgaatttattgAGTaacaatttttgtttatttctatttGTGATATATTAAAGAGGAAACAATGAATCAAAAGATATTTTACTGACTTTctaaaatactgaagagaaatcatgtattaataaaataatttccaaatgattttcaaaattattcttctgttattctttctagtatttttgtttactgtagattacttaaaaataatattcagtaACATATTAAATAGCTGCAGAATTATAACcgtataaatttaaaaaaaaaaagagcgaagagaaatgtaagaaaaattttaaagtgcttttttgCCAAATTGGCACATTTTTACACGCTTTAGGTTTTCAGCTATCTCCTCAATTAGAGGAATATTTTTCTAGgcaataatttttaaaacttactaAACACAATAGGATAtgttatatgtattttttaccCTTGGTTTGAATTGGTTTGTCCTTACTGTTTAAATAGGAAAGGAGCAGTGCTGAAAGTCTGCTCATCAGTCTGGTTTGCCATGTTTTTAACCATGTACTGTGCAATGCATACTTCTTTCATCAGGACTCAGTTTTGTCCTGGAAAGTATTACTTGTGCTTTGCTCTCCATAGAAGTGAAACTGGTGCATAGAGATTGGATTTTGTTTACCATTTTCAATGAAAAGCTACTAATAGAATAAAACTAGCTTGTATTTTGCAAGAGTTGGTAAATGAAACAAGCATAAAGTAGAGAGAGAGGATGTTAAGCTTACTTTATCAGAACTTTCAGCAATTAAGAAAACTATCAGAACCTAGTATACACTTTCTTGCTTGTGCATGcaaatctgtgtgtgtgtgtatgcatacaGCAATTCAGCTTCTTCAACCATGCTGTTTCTCAGAAGAGTCTTCAACTAGCTCTACTGAAGAATAGATAATGGTTATGAAGTAGCACTAGTTAAACAAAATTATGTCAGTATTGGTGTTATTTTATGGTAGTGTGATTTACTGGATTCGTAGTAGTGGTTGTTATTAGCAAAATAATTCTAATTAATGATCCACAATTTATCTATATCTTTGAATCACAGAAGTAAGTCAGAGAATCCAAACGGCTCACCCGGCTGGGAGACAGGTGATGCTGCATTATCTGCTGCCATGGATGAACAATATTGAGTTGGTAGACTTGAAACCTTTGCCAACCATCCGGCGGcaagatgaagatgaagaagattCGTTGAAGGATAGAGAAATAATGGTAAACAGTAGGCGCTGGCTACGAGGAGAAGGCTGGGGATCACCGCAGGCTACAGCCATGGTCCTGAACAACCTTATGTATATGACTGCAAAGGTAAAAACTAACTGGTGTTCCAGGAGACTGTTGTGTTTAGGGAGAATACTGTTCAGAGATACTGCGTTACAGACTTCCCAGAGTTACTGCTCATATTAGTCTGCTTACTGGTGAATACACAAGTTTTGAGTTGTTATAAGAAATATGTGATATAAATAGTTCAGTAGCTATTGCATATAGCAGTTACATATGACTGTTTTTCTATATAGATGTCTGTTTTAGTAGATAATACATAGTATTATCTATCCATCTATACTCTGTACCTATGATTACCTATGATCTCAAAATGGAATTTTGGAAGTAAATctgcttgatagagcaaattcttagctacaaaacaatatttttcaatataggagccaccattagctatgcattaTCACCAGCAATAAGCAAGAGCCTGCCTACCATGCTTGTCAAAACCTGCACCAGTGGCGGTGACCCGCTGTTGCCActtctgaaacacaccactTACCACCTCGTTGTACTCACATGCACTGTTTGGTCTACATAAATGTTCaacaagtgttgatgaatgtcaatgcatgccatttttttccacgtGGGGAAATTTGAAGACATACTTTTGCTacatatgcacttccatgtcagatgccattttgtcagactgtccctctgttGCCATCCATCACGCAGCAACAAAATCTAATGGAATATTAGTAGGgaagttcagcctctactgccattccATCAACACCCACTTCTAATGTCACtgaccaacataataaaagaggaggcattacttttggagcagctcttgtaAAATAATATAGTTACtgtatataaataacaaaacttattttaatttttgaatatttttattaaagcagtaaaataaaagagcaatGAAAGCATAAAACTAGTAAGATATCATCTGATGGGATATACATGAGGAGTATTCTGTCTTATAATAGTCTGAATAGTCTGGTAAAGAGACACAATCAGATTTTCTAGTTGAATATCTGACTGCAACTCTGTACCTTCCAtctgaaaaatttat
Above is a window of Meleagris gallopavo isolate NT-WF06-2002-E0010 breed Aviagen turkey brand Nicholas breeding stock chromosome 4, Turkey_5.1, whole genome shotgun sequence DNA encoding:
- the LOC104910775 gene encoding protein furry homolog-like, whose protein sequence is MKRRRRRDILRVQLVRIFELLADAGVISHSASGGLDNETHSLNNTLLEYVDLTRQLLEAENEKDSDTLKDIRCHFSALVANIIQNVPVHQRRSVFPQQSLRHSLFMLFSHWAGPFSIMFTPLDRYSDRNMQINRHQYCALKAMSAVLCCGPVADNVGLSSDGYLYKWLDNILDSQDKKVHQLGCEAVTLLLELNPDQSNLMYWAVDRCYTGSKRVAAGCFKAIASVFQNRDYQCDTVILLNLILFKAADSTRAIYEVAMQLLQILEPKMFRYAHKLEVQRTDGVLGQPSPLPHLYSVSYYQLSEELARTYPELTLAIFSEVSQRIQTAHPAGRQVMLHYLLPWMNNIELVDLKPLPTIRRQDEDEEDSLKDREIMVNSRRWLRGEGWGSPQATAMVLNNLMYMTAKYGDEVAWSEIENVWTTLADSWPKNLKIILHFLISICGVNSEPSLLPYVKKVIVYLGRDKTMQLLEELVSELQLTDPVSSGVTHMDNPPYYRITSSYKIPSVTSGTTSSSNTMVAPTDGNPDSKHIKDSIEDK
- the ZAR1 gene encoding zygote arrest protein 1, with amino-acid sequence LRQFLEQKYGYYHCKDCNIRWESAYVWCVQGTNKVYFRQFCRTCQKSYNPYRVEDITCQSCKQTRCTCPVKLRHVDPKRPHRQDLCGRCKGKRLSCDSTFSFKYII